In Chaetodon trifascialis isolate fChaTrf1 chromosome 4, fChaTrf1.hap1, whole genome shotgun sequence, one DNA window encodes the following:
- the ctns gene encoding cystinosin isoform X2 gives MCGPGLTKRWLPAWLLLLWRLTYVSESRVYLFAPDAVTLEEYSKANITITSSSPVNQSTVIQLNVTYSSRCNYSSVITVPEQVLLPVETTSVTFNVTAHDVGQVTTYLLSNHTDFNNLSLRIRFMVVHSNVLSEINQVIGWIYFLAWSVSFYPQAWENWKRKSVVGLNFDFLALNLTGFIAYSVFNIGLFWVPYVKEEFLKRNPNGINPVNANDVFFSLHAVLLCLIYINQAAIYERGGQKVSRMALFLLLIGWTFAVVSIFLAVAKWIMWLDYLYYFSYIKLAVTLVKYVPQVYMNYRRQSTEGWSIGNVLLDFTGGILSILQMILQSHNNDEWQLIFGDPTKFGLGLFSVVFDILFMTQHYCLYRRPPEYEAVSEQQQD, from the exons ATGTGTGGTCCGGGCTTGACAAAGAGATGGTTACCTGCTTGGTTGCTCCTCCTGTGGAGGCTGACCTACGTATCTG agtccagagtgtatttgtttgctcctgatgctgtcaCACTTGAGGAATACTCCAAAGCCAACATCACTATTACGTCCAG TTCCCCTGTCAACCAGTCGACTGTGATTCAATTAAATGTAACCTACAGCTCCAGGTGCAACTACTCATCTGTAATCACAGTGCCTGAACAG gttttgctGCCAGTGGAGACAACTTCAGTCACTTTCAATGTGACAGCTCATGATGTTGGTCAGGTGACCACATACCTACTTAGCAACCACACAGACTTCAACAA TTTGTCCCTCAGGATCCGCTTTATGGTCGTCCATAGCAACGTCCTGTCAGAAATCAATCAGGTGATTGGCTGGATTTACTTTTTGGCCTGGTCAGTCTCCTTCTATCCACAAGCCTGGGAAaactggaaaaggaaaag tgttgtagGTCTCAACTTTGACTTCCTGGCTCTCAACCTGACGGGCTTCATCGCTTACAGCGTCTTCAATATAGGCCTGTTCTGGGTACCTTATGTAAAG GAAGAGTTTCTGAAGAGGAACCCGAATGGAATTAACCCTGTCAATGCAAATGATGTCTTCTTCAGTCTCCatgctgttctgctgtgtttgatCTACATTAACCAGGCTGCAATatatgag agGGGAGGTCAAAAGGTCTCCCGTATGGCCCTGTTCTTGTTGTTGATCGGCTGGACATTTGCTGTGGTCAGCATCTTTCTTGCTGTAGCCAAATGGATAATGTGGTTGGATTACCTCTACTATTTTTCCTACATTAAACTAGCAGTCACTCTGGTCAAATATGTGCCACAG GTGTACATGAACTACAGAAGACAGAGTACTGAGGGGTGGAGTATTGGCAATGTGTTGCTGGACTTCACTGGTGGAATCCTCAGTATTCTACAGATGATCTTGCAGTCTCACAATAATG ATGAGTGGCAGCTGATATTTGGTGATCCTACAAAGTTTGGTCTGGGTCTCTTCTCTGTGGTGTTTGACATTCTATTCATGACTCAGCACTACTGTCTCTACAGACGGCCACCAGAGTATGAAGCTGTTTCCGAGCAACAACAAGACTGA
- the ctns gene encoding cystinosin isoform X1: MCGPGLTKRWLPAWLLLLWRLTYVSGDKSRVYLFAPDAVTLEEYSKANITITSSSPVNQSTVIQLNVTYSSRCNYSSVITVPEQVLLPVETTSVTFNVTAHDVGQVTTYLLSNHTDFNNLSLRIRFMVVHSNVLSEINQVIGWIYFLAWSVSFYPQAWENWKRKSVVGLNFDFLALNLTGFIAYSVFNIGLFWVPYVKEEFLKRNPNGINPVNANDVFFSLHAVLLCLIYINQAAIYERGGQKVSRMALFLLLIGWTFAVVSIFLAVAKWIMWLDYLYYFSYIKLAVTLVKYVPQVYMNYRRQSTEGWSIGNVLLDFTGGILSILQMILQSHNNDEWQLIFGDPTKFGLGLFSVVFDILFMTQHYCLYRRPPEYEAVSEQQQD; the protein is encoded by the exons ATGTGTGGTCCGGGCTTGACAAAGAGATGGTTACCTGCTTGGTTGCTCCTCCTGTGGAGGCTGACCTACGTATCTGGTGACA agtccagagtgtatttgtttgctcctgatgctgtcaCACTTGAGGAATACTCCAAAGCCAACATCACTATTACGTCCAG TTCCCCTGTCAACCAGTCGACTGTGATTCAATTAAATGTAACCTACAGCTCCAGGTGCAACTACTCATCTGTAATCACAGTGCCTGAACAG gttttgctGCCAGTGGAGACAACTTCAGTCACTTTCAATGTGACAGCTCATGATGTTGGTCAGGTGACCACATACCTACTTAGCAACCACACAGACTTCAACAA TTTGTCCCTCAGGATCCGCTTTATGGTCGTCCATAGCAACGTCCTGTCAGAAATCAATCAGGTGATTGGCTGGATTTACTTTTTGGCCTGGTCAGTCTCCTTCTATCCACAAGCCTGGGAAaactggaaaaggaaaag tgttgtagGTCTCAACTTTGACTTCCTGGCTCTCAACCTGACGGGCTTCATCGCTTACAGCGTCTTCAATATAGGCCTGTTCTGGGTACCTTATGTAAAG GAAGAGTTTCTGAAGAGGAACCCGAATGGAATTAACCCTGTCAATGCAAATGATGTCTTCTTCAGTCTCCatgctgttctgctgtgtttgatCTACATTAACCAGGCTGCAATatatgag agGGGAGGTCAAAAGGTCTCCCGTATGGCCCTGTTCTTGTTGTTGATCGGCTGGACATTTGCTGTGGTCAGCATCTTTCTTGCTGTAGCCAAATGGATAATGTGGTTGGATTACCTCTACTATTTTTCCTACATTAAACTAGCAGTCACTCTGGTCAAATATGTGCCACAG GTGTACATGAACTACAGAAGACAGAGTACTGAGGGGTGGAGTATTGGCAATGTGTTGCTGGACTTCACTGGTGGAATCCTCAGTATTCTACAGATGATCTTGCAGTCTCACAATAATG ATGAGTGGCAGCTGATATTTGGTGATCCTACAAAGTTTGGTCTGGGTCTCTTCTCTGTGGTGTTTGACATTCTATTCATGACTCAGCACTACTGTCTCTACAGACGGCCACCAGAGTATGAAGCTGTTTCCGAGCAACAACAAGACTGA